The Microbacterium phyllosphaerae region ACCGGAGTCGCCTCGGCCGTCGCACTGCGGTTCCTCGTCGCGGCGGTCGCTCTCGGCGTGATCTGCGCGGTGCGCAAGGAGCGGATGCCACATGGTCGCGGGCTCGCCGTCGCCGTCGTCCTCGGCTTCTCTCAAGCCGCCATCATCGGACTCGAGACCTGGGGCGTCCATCTCACGTCGGCGACCAATGCCGGCCTGCTGATCAGCCTCGCGCTCATCCTCACCCCCGTGCTCGAGAGTCTCGCCGCGCGATCGTGGCTTCCGCGCTCATACTTCGTCGCCGCGGTCGCGGCCGTGGTGGGGGTCGCGCTTCTCGTGTCGGACGGCGGACTGCGGATGCCGACCGCAGGCGACGCCCTGGTGATCGCGGCGGCGGTCGTGCGCGCGCTGCACGTGACCGCGAGCGCCAGACTCACACGTGAGCGCCGAGACAGCACGCTCGCTGTCGTCCTGGTGCAGCTCATCGTCTGTGCGGCGACGGCATCACTGGTCGCAGGGGCGGAGCTGCCCGCGGCTGTCGCGCGAATCGACGGATCGGGGTGGGCGAACGTCCTGTTCCTCGGCCTGATGTGCTCGGTGTTCGCGTTCGTCGTTCAGCTCTGGGCGGTGCGGCGCACCTCTGCGACGCGCGCCAGCATCCTCATGGGCACCGAGCCGGTCTGGGCACTCCTGGTCGGAGTCCTGCTCGCCGGGGAGAGCGTTGACCTCGTCGGCCTGCTTGGAGCCGCTCTCATCGTCGCAGCGTCATACGCGGGGCAGGCGATCGAGCGCCGTCACCGGCACCGCGTGTTCTTCGCAGCGCAGACCGGCACTGATACGTCAGACCCGCGACGTCATGACTCAGTGCCCGCCGGTGGAGCGGGGCCGCCCGAGAGCAGCACACGCCCCACCACGAGGCGATCCTCAGTCATCCACCGTTCGACTGGCGGATACCCTCCGCGAGAGCGGTGAAGGTGTACACATAGCCGCCGTCCGGGCCACTGACGGTCATGTACCCATCGGTCGTGCCGGGAGCGATGGCGATGTTGGTCGCGGACTCGAGAGATCCTCCGGTCGCGACGATGGTGGTGAGGCGTTCTCCGGTGGAGCTGTACACCTCGATCTCCGGTCTGCCGTGGAACGCCTGGTAGATGTTCCCTGCAGCGTCGACCGCTGTCGAATCCACTCGGGCACGACCGGCATCGACGTGGATCGCCGGGTGGGCAGCGATGGCCGCGGTGCCACTCTCGTCGAGTTCGAGGTAGTCGATCCGGTTGGCGTTGTACTGGGCCACCCAGAGGCCTGCATCGTCCTCGTCGAACACGATGCCGTTCGGGGAGGGGAGATCGGAGGCGATGACGCTCGAAGTGCCGTCGACGCCGATACGCACGACCCGCCCCGGCGTCTCCCAACCGGGACCCTCCATCCCCCGCGTATCCGTCACGAACATGTTGCCGACCTCGTCGAACGCGATGTCGTCCGGCAGCATCTGAGTCCCGTCGACGGAGCCCGAGAAGACGGTCTGCACATCGTCACCCTCAGCGGTCATGCTCACGATCGAGCCGGAGAGGATGTCCGTCAGGTAGAGCCGGTCGTCGAGCGGGCTGAACTGCGCAGAGGTGAAGGCGCTTGCCTCATCGGTGTACACGTCCTCGATCGACTTGTCGGCGGTGTCGATGCGCAGCACTTTGGGTTCCCCCGGAGGCGCCATGACATCGACGACATAGAGGAACCCGTCCTCCGAGAAGGTCGGTCCTTCCAGAAGCGTCCCGCCGGTGATCTCGTGCGGAGTCGTCACACGAAGGACTTCCGCGGCCACCTGCACCTCCGGGGCCCGCGACGGCTCGGTCGAGGGCGCAGTGTCGCTGCACGCCACGAGCAGAAGGGCCGCGGATCCTGCCAGGGCGGCAGCGACCGGCTTTCTCATGCCGTCGCCGAGACGAACGAGTCCTCACGGATCCGCTCGTCGTGCTCGTCGCGCACGAGGACATCTCTCATGTCGCCGGCGCGCCATTCCCGCAGCAGTCGGTGGAAAGCGACGGGGCCGGGTGAGTAGGTGAAGCCCGTGATCGCCTGCGAGCCCTCGGCATTGTAGTAACCGGGTGTGCATTCCGCTTGGAACGCGGACACGTCTCGCGCCGTCTCGATGACGGTCTGCACCCATGCGGCTTCAGCCTCGGGCGTCGGCTCGACCCACCGCGCGTTCTCAGCGTCGGCTCGTCCGATCGTCGCACTGATGTGCTCGGCCTGTTCCTGAAGGATGTGGGCGAAGTTCACCGAGTTGGCGTTCTGGATCGCGCCGAGCTGGAAGAGGTTCGGGAATCCGTGGGTGGAGAAGCCGTGCAGAGTGCGCGGACCGCGCCCCCAGGCCTCCAACAGGCTCAGTCCGCCACGGCCGATCACGGGCAGCGTGCCCGACACGACGCCCGAGACGCCGGCCTCGAAGCCGGTGGCGAAGATGACGCAGTCGACCTCGTAGGCGTCGTCGCCGACGACGACGGCGTGCTCGGTCATCGCGCTGATTCCGTGAGAGTCCGCAGTATCGACAAGGGACACGTTCGGCAGATTGAACGCCTGCAGGTAGAGGTCGCTGAAGCCGGGGCGCTTGCACATGTAGCGGTACCACGGCCTGAGCGCCGCCGCCGTCGCGGGGTCTTCGACGATCTCATCGACACGCGCGCGGAGCCGGCTCATCGTGATCGCGTCATCGAGCTCGTCCTGCAGCTCGTCGTGATCGTCGGAGTCTCCCTGGGATCCGGAGAGGATGTGCCGCTGCAGCCCCGTCGTGGCCGTCCACCCGTCTGTCACGAGCGACTCTTCGACTGGTTCGCCGGCCAGCACCGCGAGGAAGTTCTCCATACGCTCGCGCTGCCACCCGGGGCGAAGGCTCGCCACCCAGTCCGAGTCGGTGGGGCCGTTGTCGCGGACGTCCACCGTCGAAGGCGTGCGCTGGAACACGATCAGTTCCTTCGCATACTTCGCCACTTCAGGGACGACCTGGAGCCCCGTCGCCCCGGTGCCGACGACGGCGACCCGCTTGTCCGCCAGTCCGTCGAGCACACCGTCACCGGAGCCGCCCGTGTAGGAGTAGTCCCATCGGCTGGTGTGGAAGGTATGGCCGCGGAAGTTCTCGATGCCCGCAATGCCGGGCAGCTTCGGCTGGGTGAGCGTGCCAGACGAGGTGACGACGTAGCGGGCCCTGAAGTCATCACCCCTGTCGGTCTCGACGTGCCATTCATGGAGATCCTCATCCCAGGTGAGAGCCGTGGCGCGGGTCTGGAACAGCGTGTCGCGGTAGAGGTCGTAGTGCTCGGCGATCCGGATCGCGTGTCGGCGAATCTCCTCACCGCCCGCATAGCGCTCGGTCGGCATGGCCCCCGTCTCCTCGAGCAGCGGCATGTACACATAGGACTCGATGTCGCATCGGACCCCGGGGTACCGATTCCAGTACCAGGTGCCGCCCATGTCTCCGGCTTCGTCCATGAGTCGCACCGAATCGATGCCGGCATCGCGCAGACGTGCCGAGGTCAGCAACCCTCCGAAGCCTGCGCCGATGACGAGGACCTCGACGCGGTCGGACTTCGGCTCACGCTCGACGCGCGGGGTGTACGGGTCTTTGGCGTAGTAACCGAACGTTCCTGCGGCCCGGTGGTACTGACGCGCACCGTCGGGGCGGAGGCGGCGATCACGTTCCCGTGCGTATCGTTCGCGAAGAGCGACGATGTCGATGTTCTCAGGTGTCTCGGCGGCGGGGGCTTTCATGGGGATCTCCTCGTGACGACGAATGTGCATTCGAAAAGGTTAGATCCAAGTTAAGTAATTTTTCTGTGATCCGGCTGGCAGCGTCGACGCCGAAGGGCATGACGACCTCGGCCGGGCCACTGATGAGCTGCGGAAGGATGATCGCTTCGGAGCGCCCCTCCGTCAGTCGGAAAGGCGCGCGACGACGGAGGCGAGGAATCTTCTCAGCGTCTGATCCACGTCGATGGCGTCCGGTTCGTAGAGCCATTGCAACTGAAGGCCGTCGCTGAGTGCGACATACGCAGATGCGAGCTCGAAGGGCGCCAGGGACGAGACGAGTTCACCTTCGCGCTGCAACGCCTCGAACGCCAACTCGGCATACCGTCGCACGGAGTGATAGCGGTGCTTGTAGTGCTCATGGGCCGGATGCTCCGATGAGATGGCTTCGGCGGCGAG contains the following coding sequences:
- a CDS encoding DMT family transporter; the encoded protein is MPRRPSRDLLVDVLLVAVAAVWGASFVAAKSLALETGVASAVALRFLVAAVALGVICAVRKERMPHGRGLAVAVVLGFSQAAIIGLETWGVHLTSATNAGLLISLALILTPVLESLAARSWLPRSYFVAAVAAVVGVALLVSDGGLRMPTAGDALVIAAAVVRALHVTASARLTRERRDSTLAVVLVQLIVCAATASLVAGAELPAAVARIDGSGWANVLFLGLMCSVFAFVVQLWAVRRTSATRASILMGTEPVWALLVGVLLAGESVDLVGLLGAALIVAASYAGQAIERRHRHRVFFAAQTGTDTSDPRRHDSVPAGGAGPPESSTRPTTRRSSVIHRSTGGYPPRER
- a CDS encoding SMP-30/gluconolactonase/LRE family protein, with amino-acid sequence MRKPVAAALAGSAALLLVACSDTAPSTEPSRAPEVQVAAEVLRVTTPHEITGGTLLEGPTFSEDGFLYVVDVMAPPGEPKVLRIDTADKSIEDVYTDEASAFTSAQFSPLDDRLYLTDILSGSIVSMTAEGDDVQTVFSGSVDGTQMLPDDIAFDEVGNMFVTDTRGMEGPGWETPGRVVRIGVDGTSSVIASDLPSPNGIVFDEDDAGLWVAQYNANRIDYLELDESGTAAIAAHPAIHVDAGRARVDSTAVDAAGNIYQAFHGRPEIEVYSSTGERLTTIVATGGSLESATNIAIAPGTTDGYMTVSGPDGGYVYTFTALAEGIRQSNGG
- a CDS encoding flavin-containing monooxygenase, producing MKAPAAETPENIDIVALRERYARERDRRLRPDGARQYHRAAGTFGYYAKDPYTPRVEREPKSDRVEVLVIGAGFGGLLTSARLRDAGIDSVRLMDEAGDMGGTWYWNRYPGVRCDIESYVYMPLLEETGAMPTERYAGGEEIRRHAIRIAEHYDLYRDTLFQTRATALTWDEDLHEWHVETDRGDDFRARYVVTSSGTLTQPKLPGIAGIENFRGHTFHTSRWDYSYTGGSGDGVLDGLADKRVAVVGTGATGLQVVPEVAKYAKELIVFQRTPSTVDVRDNGPTDSDWVASLRPGWQRERMENFLAVLAGEPVEESLVTDGWTATTGLQRHILSGSQGDSDDHDELQDELDDAITMSRLRARVDEIVEDPATAAALRPWYRYMCKRPGFSDLYLQAFNLPNVSLVDTADSHGISAMTEHAVVVGDDAYEVDCVIFATGFEAGVSGVVSGTLPVIGRGGLSLLEAWGRGPRTLHGFSTHGFPNLFQLGAIQNANSVNFAHILQEQAEHISATIGRADAENARWVEPTPEAEAAWVQTVIETARDVSAFQAECTPGYYNAEGSQAITGFTYSPGPVAFHRLLREWRAGDMRDVLVRDEHDERIREDSFVSATA